GCGCCCTCGTCGCGGCGGCGATCTGGGTGAGGACGTCGATGCAGTACTTGTCCTGGTCGACCATCCGCTGTAGGCCGCGCACCTGACCCTCGATCCGGCGCAGCCGCTTGAGATGGCCAGCTTTGGAGGCCATCTCAAGCGGCGTCGCGGTGTTCATCGCCGACCCTTCCCTGAGTCCTACTCGGGACTATACCATACCCCTGATGGGTACCACTGGTGCAACCGGGATACGCTCCCGCCGCGTGGACGGAAGACCGATCCGCTGGCGGCCGCCGGTGTCGCGCAAGCCCGCCGAGTCCAGGCTCGTCAGCGTTTCGAAACTTCAACTACTATCTACGCTCACATCTACTATCTATGTACGTAGATAGTAGATGTGATCCGCCTACACGAGGACACCCACTCATGCCGAGCCGAACCTCCCCCACGCCGCA
This genomic window from Rhodococcus oxybenzonivorans contains:
- a CDS encoding metal-sensitive transcriptional regulator, with protein sequence MNTATPLEMASKAGHLKRLRRIEGQVRGLQRMVDQDKYCIDVLTQIAAATRALEAVALMLLEEHLRHCVSNAVRADGSTDETIKEASAAIARLVRS